From the Paraflavitalea soli genome, the window CACAGTAATATATAGGTAACAGCCAGGCTGTATAGTATCTTTTTCATTGTTTGATCGTTTAATTTTTTTGCATCAATAATAGGCTACAGGTGGTTCCGACAATTTAGGATCGGCCGTCAGCTCAGTAGCTGGTATGGGCAACGTAAACGTATTAATGGTAGCCGGCGTGATCGCTACATTGTAAGGCGTAGGCGTAGCAATACCATTACTGTAAGTAAACAATTGCCTTTTTTGATTATTGATGGCATCAATAGCCTTTTGAGGGTTGTAATAGGAAAGCCTTACCAGGTCAAGCCAGAACTGGCTTTCATAAGCTAGTTCAATCCTTCTTTCCCTGAAAAGGGTATCGGCTGTAAGTAGCGGTGCCGGATCAACTCCTGCCCTCGTACGCACTTTATTAAAATATTTCAACGCCTCTCCATCGGCTGTAGAAGCATTATTGCCCAGAATAGCTTCGGCATATATCAGGTACACATCGGCCAGGCGCAGCAGCGCATTGTGCTCGATAGAGGACCATAGGTCCATCGTGGGTGAATTATTATCCGCTGCCGTGCCCACTACATGTTTTTTAAGATTACAGGCAGTTGCCCTGTATCCTCCGCCTGCCGCATTCAGTTCAGAATAAAGATCCCCCGTAAGCATAAAAGAGGCTTTGCGCCGGATGGAGTCCTGCGCTGTATATAAAGTATACAGATCGTAGGTGGGACCAATGGCGCCACCCCAGCCGCCGCCACCCGTTACCACGTCGCCGCTGGGCGCAAACTGCGCCTGCAGTGAATTGCCCAACCCATACCCTACACCAGGCGCCCATTGCAAGGCAAAAAGCGATTCAGGGTTGTCGTTAAACTGCGTTCTGAACAGATTATAATAGCTGGGAAGCAACGATAACCCACTCTTGTTACAAACATTTCCGGCATATAGCTTAGCGCTGTCTAATAAGGCCTGGTTGCGGGTCAGGTTCTGATTCAGACCAGCCCAGGTGAGGTATACTTTGCCAAGCATTCCCTGCGCCGACCAGGTGGTCAGCCTGCCTGCTGCATCTGTTGCCGGCAGGTTCCTGGCTGCAAAGGTCAGATCCGAAGCAATAAATTTATAGACATCCGATACAAGGTTCCTCCGCAGCAAGGACGAGTCTATCAATTTGGTGTTATCCTCTATGATCGGCACAGCCCCCCACAACTGAACGAGGTGAAAGTAAACAGTGGCCCTGATAAATCTTGCTTCAGCCAGTGCGGCATTGATGTCTTTCGCCGGTATTGATGCCGGTGCTTTATCGTGGAAAGCTTTGATGGTAACGTTGCATTGACCTACGATCTTGTAAAAACTGCGCCAGGTAGCAGCCAACTGGTTATTATCGCCCGTGATCGAAAACGTAGTGAATTGTACCAGGTCGGCATTGTAGGGCTGCAGCAGGTTGCCGCTCAATACATCCCCGATCGTAAGATAAGGAAAAGCATTATAGTCGAACCAGGTAGCGCCGCCATATAATGCTGCAGTAGCCAGCCGTAGATCGGCAGTCGATTGATAAAAATTATCTGAAGTGATCTGTGATAAAGACGGACGATCGAGAAAGCTTTTTTGGCAACCCGATGTACACGCCAGCAAAAGCAGTAGAGGAATAATAATGCTATATAATGATTTCATATGATCTTTTTTACTTCGTTAAGGCCAGGTTTGCTCCTATTGTAAACACGCGGGGCTGCGGATAAAAACCATCGTCTACACCCGCCAGCAAGGGATTCCAGGAACCTATTTCTGGATCTACCCCACTGTATTTCTTAATAATAAAGGCATTCGTTACATTCACATATATCCGCAAGGAATTCATGCGCACTTTTGTCAGCAGCTTTTGCGGCAGCGTATAGCCGAGTGAAATGTTTTTACACCTGATAAACGAACCATCCTCGACAAACCGGTCGGATAACCGGTTGTTGTCATTACCGCTGCTTTGGCTTACCCGTTGGATGTTAGTACCGGGATTGGTTACATATACATTATTTATATCAGTAGACGAGCCGCTCGGATCCTTCATACCAAGCCTGGCATAATTGAGCACCGATTTGAAGTACCCAAAGTTCTGGTTGGGATTATCACCGTTGATACGCATGCTGTTCAGCACTTTGTTGCCAACATTGGCGCTGAGGAAAATATTAAGATCAAAATTCTTATAGGAAAAGGTATTATTAAAGCCTATCTGGAATTTCGGGATCGGCGTTCCTAAGAACGTCTGATCACGCTGGTCGATCACGGTATCGCCATTCAGATCACGAAATTTCACATCTCCCAGCCAAACACCGCCTGTATTGGGCGTGATGGGGATCTTTACCCCGGTAGTTGGGTTCACCGGTAAAGCCGGATGATTCTTAAAATCACCGGCATCAGTAAATAATCCATCCGTTTGATAGCCCCAAAATTCACCGATCGAACGGCCTACCACCGACCGCGCAGCAATAGCCGTTCCATAATAACCATACAGGGCTGCTCCCTCTGCATTCAGCGTCAGTATTTTGTTGACATTATGCGATACAGTGATATCGGACCGCCAGGTAAAATCCTTGCTTTTAATATTCACCGAGCTGATCCTGAAATCGAATCCTTTGTTGCTGACAGCGCCTATGTTTTTATAAGGAGCAGCCAGTGATCCGGGATTCCAGCTGGTAGAGGGTACCGTGCCTGAATACAGCGGGAGCGGCAGACTGAGCAAAAGACCGTCAGTTCTGCGATCGTAAAAATCTACCGAGAAATTGATACGCTGGTTCCACAACGAAGCATCCAATCCTATGTTGGCATATTTTGTCTTTTCCCAACGTACAAAGGGATTGGGTAAATTGGCAGTAAGCTGCGCCACCCCCGACAAACCATTGGCACTGGTAATGAGGGTAGAAGCATAGGCATAATCGCTGATATTCTGGTTGTTCGTAAGCCCATACCCTATCCTGAGCTTCAGTTCATTAAAAAAGGTGACCGGTTTAAAAAAATCTTCATTGTTTATTTTCCAGGCAAAGGCCCCCGAGTAAGTGGTAACCCAGCGATTATCGGCCGCAAATTTGGAAGATCCATCTGCACGCACATTGGCAGTAAACAGGTACCGGTCGTTATAACCAAAGTTAAGCCGTCCAAAATACGACTCCTGGGCACTTTGCCCCTTATCGCCCGAATTGGTAGCAGTAGTGGCATCGCCACTATTAATAGCCTGTACACTGTTGGAAGGGAAATTCTTACGCGTAGCCGATACATTTTCAAAAGTGCTTACCTGTGCTTCGTGCCCCAGCAAAGCATTTACATTATACCTGTTGCTGAACAAACGGTTATAGGTTAAATAATTCCTGAGCGTTGTATAATAGCTCTGGGCATACGAATAGCTGGATTGATTTACCTTGTTAACGATGCTGCCGATCGTATACGTAGGCGTAAATTGATCCTGCGTCCCAAAATCAAAACTGCCGGACACTTCGTTCCGGAGAGAGAGGTCACGCGTAAAAGCAATCTCTGCATATGCATTGCCCAATAGCTGGTTCCTTTTTTTATCATTCTTTGTGATCTGTGCTATAGCATAGGGGTTCAGTGCATAAGCGCCGTAGATATTCGGATCATTACCACCCCAGCTTCCATCCCCGTTCTGCACATTTACATCCGGTGTTTGGTTCAGCGCCATTGAAATGACACCCGAACTGGAAGTGGTCACTTTTTCAGTAATATGCGCCAGTTGCAAACTGGTACCGATCTTCAGCCAGTTCGTAGTTTTATTATCCAGGTTCAGCCTTACTGAGGTCCTGCCAAAATCAGATCCCAGTGCAATACCCTCCTGCCGGAAATAAGAACCCGACAGCAGGTATTGCGTACGGTTGTCACCGCCGCTAACAGTGATGGCATGATTTTGCATGGGCGCTTTCCTGAATAATGCTTTTTGCCAGTTGGTACCTTCCCCGAGGTATTGGGGATTGGCAAACTGTGGCCGCAGATCATATCCGATAATAGCGCTTTTTTCATTCATGAAACTGGCATACTCGCGCAGGTTCATGGTTGGATAGTAACCCGGCAATTGCTGCCTTCCGGCATAAAAGTCATAGGCAATGCGGGGTGCTCCCACCTGCCCTCTTTTGGTAGTGATAATGATGACCCCATTGGTAGCCTGCGAGCCATAAATAGCTGTAGCCGATGCATCTTTTAGTACATCGACACTTTCTACTTCAGCCATATTGATACTGGCTAGCGGATTAGAACCGCCATTTGTGTTGGCAGCGCCACCCACAATCACACCGTCGATCACCACTAAAGGTGGGTTATTACTGAAGGAAGATAATCCGCGGATCTGAATGGACACCGCACCTCCCGGCTGACCGGAAATTTGCTGTACCACCAATCCTGGTACTTTACCCTGCAGCGCCTGGTCGAAAGTTACCGGCTGTGTTTTGCGCAATTCTTCGCCGCTTAC encodes:
- a CDS encoding RagB/SusD family nutrient uptake outer membrane protein, whose amino-acid sequence is MKSLYSIIIPLLLLLACTSGCQKSFLDRPSLSQITSDNFYQSTADLRLATAALYGGATWFDYNAFPYLTIGDVLSGNLLQPYNADLVQFTTFSITGDNNQLAATWRSFYKIVGQCNVTIKAFHDKAPASIPAKDINAALAEARFIRATVYFHLVQLWGAVPIIEDNTKLIDSSLLRRNLVSDVYKFIASDLTFAARNLPATDAAGRLTTWSAQGMLGKVYLTWAGLNQNLTRNQALLDSAKLYAGNVCNKSGLSLLPSYYNLFRTQFNDNPESLFALQWAPGVGYGLGNSLQAQFAPSGDVVTGGGGWGGAIGPTYDLYTLYTAQDSIRRKASFMLTGDLYSELNAAGGGYRATACNLKKHVVGTAADNNSPTMDLWSSIEHNALLRLADVYLIYAEAILGNNASTADGEALKYFNKVRTRAGVDPAPLLTADTLFRERRIELAYESQFWLDLVRLSYYNPQKAIDAINNQKRQLFTYSNGIATPTPYNVAITPATINTFTLPIPATELTADPKLSEPPVAYY
- a CDS encoding SusC/RagA family TonB-linked outer membrane protein, with the protein product MNSTKTIRLRLLLLCFFSTCLLITWNSSAQERAGTKKITGQVTVSPQNKPLQDVVIFIKGASVNTTTDVNGRFTIEAKEGDVLVISRIGYLQKEVKVGKSNSLEVRLDEGDIKMDDVVVIGYGKSKRKDVTGAISSVSGEELRKTQPVTFDQALQGKVPGLVVQQISGQPGGAVSIQIRGLSSFSNNPPLVVIDGVIVGGAANTNGGSNPLASINMAEVESVDVLKDASATAIYGSQATNGVIIITTKRGQVGAPRIAYDFYAGRQQLPGYYPTMNLREYASFMNEKSAIIGYDLRPQFANPQYLGEGTNWQKALFRKAPMQNHAITVSGGDNRTQYLLSGSYFRQEGIALGSDFGRTSVRLNLDNKTTNWLKIGTSLQLAHITEKVTTSSSGVISMALNQTPDVNVQNGDGSWGGNDPNIYGAYALNPYAIAQITKNDKKRNQLLGNAYAEIAFTRDLSLRNEVSGSFDFGTQDQFTPTYTIGSIVNKVNQSSYSYAQSYYTTLRNYLTYNRLFSNRYNVNALLGHEAQVSTFENVSATRKNFPSNSVQAINSGDATTATNSGDKGQSAQESYFGRLNFGYNDRYLFTANVRADGSSKFAADNRWVTTYSGAFAWKINNEDFFKPVTFFNELKLRIGYGLTNNQNISDYAYASTLITSANGLSGVAQLTANLPNPFVRWEKTKYANIGLDASLWNQRINFSVDFYDRRTDGLLLSLPLPLYSGTVPSTSWNPGSLAAPYKNIGAVSNKGFDFRISSVNIKSKDFTWRSDITVSHNVNKILTLNAEGAALYGYYGTAIAARSVVGRSIGEFWGYQTDGLFTDAGDFKNHPALPVNPTTGVKIPITPNTGGVWLGDVKFRDLNGDTVIDQRDQTFLGTPIPKFQIGFNNTFSYKNFDLNIFLSANVGNKVLNSMRINGDNPNQNFGYFKSVLNYARLGMKDPSGSSTDINNVYVTNPGTNIQRVSQSSGNDNNRLSDRFVEDGSFIRCKNISLGYTLPQKLLTKVRMNSLRIYVNVTNAFIIKKYSGVDPEIGSWNPLLAGVDDGFYPQPRVFTIGANLALTK